The genomic window ACAATGAAGCTTCAAAAATCTTTAAAATTTATCATTAATTCTGTTTTTCATATTTCAAATAGTGCAAGTAATTTTAAGAGTTACCTTTTAAAATGGGCTATGTATTATGCGAATTATTGCTGATTTCATAGAAATTAGAGCATTTTTTAAAATTAGTTTAATCTTTGTCAAGTTCCGTTATACATAGGTTAATAGGTGTTTTTCCAAAATCATTTCCTCCTTTATTTTAATTTGTTCTAAATAAACTTTGCTAAAGTTATTATGTGTTTTATATTTGCAACTTCAAATTAAAAATTATTTGTAATAAGTCTAAATAAAACAATAACTTATAATGAAAAAAATAATATTCAGTCTTTTTGTAGCATCGGCATTATTTCAATCTTGTTCAAGTGATGATGATGGAGGTGGAAGCTCTCAAGTAGAAGCACCAACAACATATACCTTTTTAAGAGATGGGAATTCGTCGGTAAGTTATAGCGGACAAACCACAAGAATTTTAATGGCAGAAGAATTAATTTCTGGATTAAAAGTTGAAACAAATACAGTAGAAGTTTTAGATGCTATGTTTGCTCATATAGAAGGAGCAAGTGATTTTAGTGATGCAGATTTAAATGCATCGGATAAAAGTGTACGTAGTAAAGTAGCTGCTTCAACAGATTTTTTCTCAGCAAACACTACAGAAGCTAACGAAATTAAAGCTGATTTTGACGGATGGATTGCTTCTCAAGTTGATGATGTTTTTCCTAACTGGAGTTTTACGGCATCTGCAGGAGTAGCTGGGGCTTTACAACAAGCTGGTGGTGGTACAACACGTTACTTAAACGAAAACGGATTAGAATATAATCAAGCTTTTGCTAAAGGTTTAATTGGTGGATTAATGATCGATCAAATCCTTAACAACTATTTAAGCCCTGCAGTTTTAGATGCAGGTACAAATATTGCAGATAATGATAGTGAGGTTTTAGAAGAAGGTAAAACATACACTTCTATGGAACATAAATGGGATGAAGCTTTTGGATATTTATACGGTAGCGAAGCAGATGCTGCTAATCCTGTTTTAGATGTAGATCAGTTTTTAAGTGAATATTTAGATCGCGTTGAAGCAGATGAAGATTTTACAGGTATAGCTTCTAAAATATACAATGCTTTTATATTAGGTCGTGCTGCAATTGTAGCTAACAACTATACAGTTCGTGATGCTCAAGCAGAGATTATTAAAGAAAATATTTCAGTAATACCAGCAGTTAGAGCGGTATACTATTTACAATCAGGAAAAAATAATTTAGGTGTAGATAATGCATCTGCATTTCATGGTTTATCTGAGGCTTACGGATTTATTTACAGTCTTCAATTTACAAGACAACCAAATTCAAGTTTACCTTATTTAACAAAAACAGAAGTAGATGGGTATTTAGCAGAACTTATGGAAGGTAATGGTTTCTGGGATGTTACGACTAATACTTTAGATGAAATTTTAGATGAGATTTCTGCTAAATTTGGCTTTACAACAGAAGAAGCCTCTAACTAGAAACTTTAGTTTTTAGAAGCCCTTTTAGAATTAAAACAATATGTAGTATGATTAAAAAGATTTTTTTAGCAGTAATAGCCTTAATATTTATCGTGGCATGTAGTTCATCATCATCAGATGATAGTCCATCGGTAAGTCCCGATAATTTTGATAGAGGCGCCTTATTGACCAATTTGGCAGATAATATTATTATTCCTGCGTATCAAGATTTATCTACTAAATTAGAAACTTTAACGGCAGATAAAGATGCTTTCGTAGCTGATGCAAATCAAACTAATTTAGATAACTTAAGAGCATCTTGGTTAGAAGCTTATAAAGTTTGGCAACATGTTGAAATGTTCAATATTGGTAAAGCTGAAGAGTTAACCTATAGTTTTCAAATGAACATCTATCCGGTTTCTACAACAGATGTTGAAGCTAATATTTCTGCTGGAAATGCCGATTTAACGCACGTTAATAATAACGATGCCGTTGGTTTCCCTGCTGTAGATTATATGCTTTACGGTGTTGCAGATAGTGATGCTGCTATTTTAACTAAATATGAAGATGATAAGTATAAAGCTTATTTATCAGATTTAGTAAACCAAATGGAAAGCTTAACCGAAACAGTTTTAACAGATTGGACTTCTAGCTACCGTGCAACTTTTGTTAGCTCGACTTCCAATACAGTAACGAGTTCTTTAAATAAGTTTGTAAATGATTATGTAAATTATTATGAAAGTGGTTTACGCTCAAGAAAAATTGGTATTCCTGCCGGAATATTTTCAGGAGGTAATTTGTTCCCAGATAAAGTAGAAGGATATTACAGTCAAGAATTTTCTATGGTTTTGGCTTTAGAAGCTCTTAAAGCAGTTCAAGATACTTTCAACGGAACAGGTTATAATAACTCAACTTCCGATAATAGTTTAAAATCTTATTTAGATTATCTAAATGTAGATGAGGATGGAGATGATCTGGGTTCTTTAATAAATAGTCAATTAGATTTATCTCGTAGTAAAATTAAAGTTTTAGACGATAGTTTTTCTGATCAAATTGAAACTGATAATACAAAAATGACTTTAGCTTACGATGATTTACAAAGAGCGGTTGTTCTATTTAAAGTTGATATGATGGGAGCTTTACAAATAGGTCTCGATGCTGGTTATATAGATAACGACGGCGATTAAAAACATATAAACATTACTAAAAAGGTTGTCTATTAAAAAAGACAACCTTTTTTGCGTATCACTAAATTCAAAAGGCATACTTTTTAATGAAATTGAACATAAGCACATATCTAAATAAAACTACAAGCGCAGCCCCATTGGCTGTGTTTCGTGTTTTCTTTGGTATCATGATGTGCTTAAGTATTGTGCGGTTTTGGTATAACGATTGGATCGATTTACTGTATATACAACCCAAGTTTCACTTTACGTATTTCGGATTTGAATTTATAAAACCACTAGGCGTTTATACCTATGTATTGTTTGCAATTTGCGGTATCGCAGCCATTTTTGTGGCTTTGGGTTTTAAATATAGGATAGCCATTATTACATTCTTTTTAAGCTTTACTTACATTGAATTAATGGATAAAACCACGTATTTAAATCATTACTATTTTATTACTTTATTGAGTTTTATAATGATTTTTCTTCCTGCTAATGCGCATTTTTCTGTAGATAATATATTCCGAAGAAAAACATATCAAAGCATACCAAATTGGACTATTGATAGCATAAAACTTCTATTAGGTATTGTTTATTTTTATGCAGGTTTGGCAAAGCTTAATAGCGATTGGTTATTTAAAGCCATGCCTTTAAAAATTTGGTTGCCTTCAAAACACGATTTACCGCTTATTGGCGAAAACCTCATGCAGCAAAATTGGTTTCATTTCGCGATGAGCTGGAGTGGTATGCTTTACGATTTATGTATTCCGTTTTTATTATTGTACAAAAAAACACGCTGGTTTGCCTTTATTTTAGTGGTTGTTTTTCATGTGTTTACTCGGGTTTTATTTCCTATTGGTATGTTTCCATTTATTATGATTGTTTCAACTTTAATATTTTTCGATGCTAGTTTTCATCAGAATATTATAAGGCTTTTAAAACGCCTATTAAATGTGTTATCTCTGTGGAAGCCGTCATTGCAAGCAAGCAAATTAAATGTTTATTCCCAGTTTCAACTTAAAAGTAAATCACTCATTATTCTATTATTTGTGCTGTTTTTCAGTATTCAATTGGTGTTTCCTTTTCGTTATTTAGTATACCCAAACGAGTTGTTTTGGACCGAAGAAGGGTATCGTTTTTCATGGCGCGTTATGCTTATGGAAAAAATGGGTATTGCAACGTTTAAGATTGTAGATGCCGATACAGGACGCTTTTTTTACGTAAACAATAAAGATTTTTTAACCCCTTTTCAGGAAAAACAAATGAGTTTTCAACCGGATTTTATTCTGGAATACGCACATTATTTAGGCGATCACTTTACAGAGCAAGGACACAAAAATGTTCAGGTTTTTGTTGAAAGCTACGTCGCATTAAACGGCAGATTAAGTGCTCCATATATCAATAAAACCGTAGATTTGTACGCGGAAAAAGAATCATTTAAACCAAAACATTGGATTTTACCATTTAAGGATGACATTAAAGGACTTTAAAATTATACTAGCACTTTTAATTAGTGCGTTAGGTTTTGCACAGCACAACGTTTCAGGAATGGTTACTTTTTCAAAAACAAATACACCAGTGGCCGATGTAAAAGTTTACGATAAAACATCGGGAGTTCTTGCAACTACTGATAATTCTGGGTTTTTCAAGTTTGAAACTGCTAAAAAAGAATTAACCTTGGTGTTTTTCTCTTTTGAATATGCAGTGGAAGAAGTTACCATTCAAACCGAAAACGCTTCAATCTTAAATATTACTTTAAAAGATTTAACTCAGAATTTATCTGAAGTTGAAATTACAGCACGTAAGCAACGCATTTTCGAATTAAAACGTTTAAATGATGTTGAGGGTACTGCTATCTATGCCGGTAAAAAAACGGAAGTGGTATTGGTAGAGCAGTCTATGGCGAATTTAGCATCTAATAATGCTAGACAAATTTATAGTCAAGTAGCAGGTTTAAATATTTACCAGAATGACGATGCTGGATTGCAGTTAAATATTGGTGGTCGTGGTTTAGACCCAAATCGTACAGCTAACTTTAATACTAGACAAAATGGTTACGATATCAGTGCTGATGTTTTAGGATATCCAGAAAGTTATTACACACCAGCTTCGGAGGGTTTATCAGAAATTCAGGTGATTCGCGGTGCAGCTTCATTACAATATGGAACGCAGTTTGGAGGCTTAATTAATTTTAAAATGAAAGAACCAAACCCCAATAAACCACTAGAAGTGATTACTAGAAATACTTTGGGGAGTTATGGGTTGTACACCAATTTTACAAGTGTTAGCGGTACCAAAAACAAATGGAGTTATTACAGTTATTTCAACTATAAAAAAGGAGATGGTTTTCGTCCAAATTCTGAGTTTGAATCTAAAAATGTATTCGCACATTTAGGGTATCAATTTAACGAAAAAACCAAGTTAACAGGCGAGATAACCTACATGCGCTATTTAGCCCAACAAGCTGGCGGATTAACGGATGCTATGTTTAATGAAGATCCGTACCAAAGTAACCGCGCTCGAAACTGGTTTCAGGTAGATTGGTTACTTTATAATTTAAAATTAGACCATAAATTTTCTGATAAAACAAATTTTACATTTAACTTTTTTGGATTGAATGCTTCTCGTGATGCTTTAGGTTTTAGAACCAACCGAGTGAGTCAAGTAGATTCTAACCAAGAACGCGATTTAATTAAAGGTGATTTTAAAAACTTTGGTTTCGAGTCGCGTTTGCTTACCAAATACAAAGCGTTTAATAAAGATGCTACATTTTTAATTGGTTCTAAATTTTACAAAGCCGATAACTATCAAGAACAAGGTCCGGCTAGTGATGGTATTGGTCCAGATTTTGATTTTGCCAACGACGATTATCCTAATTATCCAAACCAATCTCAATTCGATTTACCTAACTTAAATGTTTCTGTTTTTGGTGAAAATATTTTTTATCTAACAGATAAGTTTTCGGTAACACCAGGTTTTAGGTTTGAATATATAAAAACCCAAAGTGAAGGATTTTATAAAAACATAAATACCGATGCTGCTGGGAATGTTATTTTTGAAGAAACGGTTGAAGATAACCAAAACTTTGAGCGTTCGTTTATTTTATTAGGTTTAGGGCTAAGTTATAAGCCTAATACAAACTTTGAAGCTTATGGAAATGTATCCCAAAATTATCGTTCGGTGACATTTTCTGATATAAATATTGATAATCCTGCGTTTTTAATTAGTCCAGATATTACCGACGAAGAAGGGTTTACAACCGATTTAGGTATTCGTGGAAATTTCAATAATATAGTGTCTTACGATTTGGGTGTTTTTGGACTGTTCTATAAAAAACGAATAGGTTTTGTTACAATAGTCGATACCGATGGAAGTATTAAAAACGAACGTGGAAATATTGGAGATGCTGTAATGTATGGAGTAGAATCTTTATTCGATTTTAATTTGAAGAAAATTTTCAACTTAAATAATAATGTTAAGCTTAATTATTTTATAAATACATCGGTTATTAATTCTGAATATACCAATTCTGAAAAAGCAGGTGTTAAAGGAAATAAAGTAGAGTTTGTTCCCGATTTAAACTTAAAAATGGGACTTAACGGTGGTTATAAAAACCTATTGGCTAATATTCAATATAGTTATTTAGGAAGCCAGTTTACCGATGCTACAAACTCTGTAACAGCTAGTGAAAGCGGTGTTGTAGGTGAAATTCCTGAGTACGATATTTTAGATGTATCGCTTTCTTACAGCTATAAAAATTTCAAACTAGAAACAGGCATTAATAATGTTTTAGATAACGCATATTTTACGCGCAGAGCTACTGGTTATCCAGGACCTGGAATTATTCCTTCATCACCAAGAAATTGGTATACCACATTACAGATTAAATTTTAACATTTTTTTATAATTTGAGGACTAAACCTTCGAATATTGAGTAAGTCTAAGTTTCACACTAATAAACCAATCAGTTTGAAACATTCATTTCTATTACTTTTTTTAGCTTGTAGTACCTCGCTATTTGCTCAACGTTTTACTTTAGAAGGCCAAGTAAAAGATCCAGACGCCATAACTTTAGAGGGCGCCACAGTTTATGTACAAAGCCTTAAAGACAGTATTACCATGGCTTATGGTATTACTAATAAAACAGGGCAATTCTCAATAAATATTAATGCGGAAGAAGAAACAAAACTTTTATTTAATGTTGCTTATTTGGGTTACCAACCGTATTCTAAAGATATTGATGTGCCTACGGAAAATAAATTTGATATGGGCACCGTTACCTTATCCGATCAAATAGAACAATTAAATGTTATTTCTATTATAGGTAAAGCACCACCAATTGTTATTAAAAAAGATACTATTGAATATAATGCCGATAGTTTTAAAACATTGGCTAATGATCGTGCTGAAGATTTACTAAAAAAACTGCCAGGCGTAGAGTTTGATATAGACGGAAATATTACTGTAAACGGTGTGGCTGTAGAAGCTATTAACGTAGATGGTATGGAGTTTTTTGGTGAAAAAATGGGCGATATTGCTCTTAAAAATTTACCAAGTAACGTAATTAGTAAAGTTCAGGTTACCGATTATAAAACCAATTTACAAAAGTTTACAGGTGAAGAGTCCGACTCGGGAACAAAAGAGATCAACATTAAAATTAAAAAAGGTAAGAATACAGCCTTTTTTGGCGATTTAAATGGAGGAGTAGGGACCGATGATAAGTATCAAGCTAATGCTAATTTGTTTCAAATGATAGATGGTAAACAAATTGGGTTTATCTCCGGAACCAATAATATAAATATGCGTCGTGGTTTTACCGCCTTACCCGATGCCAAATCGAGTACCGGTTATGTCGAATCCGATTTTATAGGCGCTAATTATTCAAAAGGAAAATGGGACGAAACACGCGTTAATGCAAATTATAAATACAGCGCAAGTAATGTAGATAATAGCAGTTTCCGTTTTCGAGATTACTTTTTACCAAACTTAAATTACACGACAGAAACGGTAAGTAACAGCACTACAGATAGTGACAACCATAGTGGCGATTTGGACTTAAAATTTATAATTCCTTCAAAAAACAACAAATCGTCTAATAAAATACAACTCTCTAACGATCTTAAATTTAATCGTGATACCAGCGATTCTTTTTCACAATCTACAACAGAGTCAAATTCTAAAGATGGAAGTGCTATAAGTGATTATAATGCTAATAGTGAATCTTCTTCCTTCAGTAGGGAACAGCATTGATAATGAAATAAGTGCTATTGTAAGAACGGGAAAAGGGCGCGATTTTTTCAATTTTAAATTAAGTACAGATTTTGATAATTCGGATACGGATTCTAAAAATTATTCTGAGAATATATTGTTTCAAAAGGGGACTACGCAAATTCAAGATCAGATTCGAAGTACTGAAAATACAACTTCAAATATTAATTTTAATGGATATTGGTTTAAAGAATTGTTTACTAATTTCAGAATTATACCAAAGTATAGTGCTACTATTTACCATAATAAAAATGAGAAAAACGTTTTTGATTTTAATGAAACCGATAACGATTATACAGATTTTAATGCGCAACAAAGTTTTGATAGTAAATACGTAACTACAACGCTAAAGCCTGCATTAAGATTTAGATATGAGTATAAAGATTTTAGATTTGAAGTAGAAGGAGCGTATACCAATACCTTTAGAAAATATACTGATGAGCTAATTGCTGAAAGAAATTTTAATGCAGAATTCGATTACATAACCTATTCTAGTAGAGTTCGTTATCGAGATGAAAAAGGCTATAAAAATATATCTTTAAATTATAATCAAAATGTAGATTTGCCTTCATCAACACAATTACAACCTGTTGCCGATGTGAGTAACCAAACGCATATTTATACTGGTAATCCAGATTTAGAACCAGGTTTAAGTCATAATTTAAGATTCCGTTATCAAAACAATATTGCTTTTAATAACATTACTATTAATGCTGAAACGAAAGCAGTGTTTGTGGAAGATAAAATTATTAACTCGACCATTACAGATGCCGATTTAATTAAGTACACCACTTATGATAACATAAATGGCGATTATTCACTTAGTGGTAATGCCTCTATTTCTAAATCGTATTTCAGTCAAAACACAAATATTAATATGAGTGCTAAGTTTGCGGCATCATACGATAACAATATTTCTATTCAAAATGGGGTTAAATTTTCAGGTAAAAATACAGTTTATAAGCCTTCTGTAGGTTTTAAATATTCTTACAATAATAAATTCGATTTCGGAATTAATTACAGCTACTCTGTAAATGAAACTTTATATGATACGGACGCTTTTAACGATAACGAATATTTTGTTCAAAATTTAAAATTCGACAGCTCTATTTTCTTTTTAAAGAATGTATTCTTCTCTAATAAAGTTGCCTATACTTATAATAGTAGAGTAGGAGACGAATTTGATGGTGATGCTGTATTTTGGAATGCAGGATTGGGTGTGCAACTTTGGGATAATAAGGGAACATTAACCTTGGTAGGGTATGATATTTTGGGGAAAAATAATGGCTATCGTCGTTCGGTTACAGAAACCTACATTCAAGATATAGAAAATAAAATTTTAGAACAATATTTTATGGTAACCTTTTCGTATAAGTTTGGTAGAATTGCGGGACAAAACATGAATGTTAGACCTAGTCGTAGCGGTGGTGGTGGACGTACCGGAGGCGGCGGACGAGGTCGATAAAACAGCCAGTTTTTAGTTTTTGTTTTACAATACGTGCTAAATGTTAATAATTAGATTTATTAAGGATTTCATTTTAATAAATCTAATTTAAACCGAATAAAATGCTTAGATTTGCACGCAATTATAACAGTAATTGCGACATGACTGCACACGAAAATAAAATAGTAGGAGAAGGGCTTACTTACGACGACGTCCTTTTAGTTCCGGCTTTCTCTGAAGTACTTCCAAGAGAGGTAAATATTCAAACAAAATTCACTCGAAACATAACCATTAACGTGCCAATAATTTCGGCAGCAATGGATACCGTTACCGAAAGTAAAATGGCAATTGCTATGGCTCAAGAAGGAGGTATTGGTGTGTTGCACAAAAACATGACTATAGAGGCACAAGCCTTAAAAGTACGTCGTGTAAAACGTGCAGAAAGTGGAATGATTATCGATCCAGTAACTTTACCCTTAACAGCAAAAGTTAGCGATGCCAAACAATACATGTCAGAATATGGTATTGGTGGTATTCCAATTGTTGCAGAAGATGGTACCTTAAAAGGTATTGTAACTAATCGTGATTTACGTTTTGAGCACGAAAATAAAAGAGCTATAACCGAGGTAATGACTAAGGAAAACTTAGTAACTGCTGCTGTTGGAACTTCTTTACAAGATGCCGAAGCTATTCTACAAGAACATAAAATTGAAAAACTTCTAATTGTTGACGATAACTTTAAATTATCGGGATTAATCACTTTTAGAGATATAACAAAACTGAGCCAAAAACCAAATGCAAATAAAGATCAATACGGTCGTTTACGTGTTGCTGCGGCAATTGGTGTTACTGCCGATGCCGTTCAAAGAGCCGAAGCACTTGTTAATGCAGGTGTTGATGCTGTAGTTATTGATACGGCACACGGGCATACAAAAGGTGTCGTTTTGGTATTAAAAGAAATTAAAGCAA from Algibacter sp. L1A34 includes these protein-coding regions:
- a CDS encoding DUF4856 domain-containing protein; translated protein: MKKIIFSLFVASALFQSCSSDDDGGGSSQVEAPTTYTFLRDGNSSVSYSGQTTRILMAEELISGLKVETNTVEVLDAMFAHIEGASDFSDADLNASDKSVRSKVAASTDFFSANTTEANEIKADFDGWIASQVDDVFPNWSFTASAGVAGALQQAGGGTTRYLNENGLEYNQAFAKGLIGGLMIDQILNNYLSPAVLDAGTNIADNDSEVLEEGKTYTSMEHKWDEAFGYLYGSEADAANPVLDVDQFLSEYLDRVEADEDFTGIASKIYNAFILGRAAIVANNYTVRDAQAEIIKENISVIPAVRAVYYLQSGKNNLGVDNASAFHGLSEAYGFIYSLQFTRQPNSSLPYLTKTEVDGYLAELMEGNGFWDVTTNTLDEILDEISAKFGFTTEEASN
- a CDS encoding TonB-dependent receptor domain-containing protein, translating into MTLKDFKIILALLISALGFAQHNVSGMVTFSKTNTPVADVKVYDKTSGVLATTDNSGFFKFETAKKELTLVFFSFEYAVEEVTIQTENASILNITLKDLTQNLSEVEITARKQRIFELKRLNDVEGTAIYAGKKTEVVLVEQSMANLASNNARQIYSQVAGLNIYQNDDAGLQLNIGGRGLDPNRTANFNTRQNGYDISADVLGYPESYYTPASEGLSEIQVIRGAASLQYGTQFGGLINFKMKEPNPNKPLEVITRNTLGSYGLYTNFTSVSGTKNKWSYYSYFNYKKGDGFRPNSEFESKNVFAHLGYQFNEKTKLTGEITYMRYLAQQAGGLTDAMFNEDPYQSNRARNWFQVDWLLYNLKLDHKFSDKTNFTFNFFGLNASRDALGFRTNRVSQVDSNQERDLIKGDFKNFGFESRLLTKYKAFNKDATFLIGSKFYKADNYQEQGPASDGIGPDFDFANDDYPNYPNQSQFDLPNLNVSVFGENIFYLTDKFSVTPGFRFEYIKTQSEGFYKNINTDAAGNVIFEETVEDNQNFERSFILLGLGLSYKPNTNFEAYGNVSQNYRSVTFSDINIDNPAFLISPDITDEEGFTTDLGIRGNFNNIVSYDLGVFGLFYKKRIGFVTIVDTDGSIKNERGNIGDAVMYGVESLFDFNLKKIFNLNNNVKLNYFINTSVINSEYTNSEKAGVKGNKVEFVPDLNLKMGLNGGYKNLLANIQYSYLGSQFTDATNSVTASESGVVGEIPEYDILDVSLSYSYKNFKLETGINNVLDNAYFTRRATGYPGPGIIPSSPRNWYTTLQIKF
- a CDS encoding outer membrane beta-barrel protein; its protein translation is MLIVNLLPSVGNSIDNEISAIVRTGKGRDFFNFKLSTDFDNSDTDSKNYSENILFQKGTTQIQDQIRSTENTTSNINFNGYWFKELFTNFRIIPKYSATIYHNKNEKNVFDFNETDNDYTDFNAQQSFDSKYVTTTLKPALRFRYEYKDFRFEVEGAYTNTFRKYTDELIAERNFNAEFDYITYSSRVRYRDEKGYKNISLNYNQNVDLPSSTQLQPVADVSNQTHIYTGNPDLEPGLSHNLRFRYQNNIAFNNITINAETKAVFVEDKIINSTITDADLIKYTTYDNINGDYSLSGNASISKSYFSQNTNINMSAKFAASYDNNISIQNGVKFSGKNTVYKPSVGFKYSYNNKFDFGINYSYSVNETLYDTDAFNDNEYFVQNLKFDSSIFFLKNVFFSNKVAYTYNSRVGDEFDGDAVFWNAGLGVQLWDNKGTLTLVGYDILGKNNGYRRSVTETYIQDIENKILEQYFMVTFSYKFGRIAGQNMNVRPSRSGGGGRTGGGGRGR
- a CDS encoding HTTM domain-containing protein; protein product: MKLNISTYLNKTTSAAPLAVFRVFFGIMMCLSIVRFWYNDWIDLLYIQPKFHFTYFGFEFIKPLGVYTYVLFAICGIAAIFVALGFKYRIAIITFFLSFTYIELMDKTTYLNHYYFITLLSFIMIFLPANAHFSVDNIFRRKTYQSIPNWTIDSIKLLLGIVYFYAGLAKLNSDWLFKAMPLKIWLPSKHDLPLIGENLMQQNWFHFAMSWSGMLYDLCIPFLLLYKKTRWFAFILVVVFHVFTRVLFPIGMFPFIMIVSTLIFFDASFHQNIIRLLKRLLNVLSLWKPSLQASKLNVYSQFQLKSKSLIILLFVLFFSIQLVFPFRYLVYPNELFWTEEGYRFSWRVMLMEKMGIATFKIVDADTGRFFYVNNKDFLTPFQEKQMSFQPDFILEYAHYLGDHFTEQGHKNVQVFVESYVALNGRLSAPYINKTVDLYAEKESFKPKHWILPFKDDIKGL
- a CDS encoding imelysin family protein, coding for MIKKIFLAVIALIFIVACSSSSSDDSPSVSPDNFDRGALLTNLADNIIIPAYQDLSTKLETLTADKDAFVADANQTNLDNLRASWLEAYKVWQHVEMFNIGKAEELTYSFQMNIYPVSTTDVEANISAGNADLTHVNNNDAVGFPAVDYMLYGVADSDAAILTKYEDDKYKAYLSDLVNQMESLTETVLTDWTSSYRATFVSSTSNTVTSSLNKFVNDYVNYYESGLRSRKIGIPAGIFSGGNLFPDKVEGYYSQEFSMVLALEALKAVQDTFNGTGYNNSTSDNSLKSYLDYLNVDEDGDDLGSLINSQLDLSRSKIKVLDDSFSDQIETDNTKMTLAYDDLQRAVVLFKVDMMGALQIGLDAGYIDNDGD
- a CDS encoding carboxypeptidase-like regulatory domain-containing protein; the encoded protein is MKHSFLLLFLACSTSLFAQRFTLEGQVKDPDAITLEGATVYVQSLKDSITMAYGITNKTGQFSININAEEETKLLFNVAYLGYQPYSKDIDVPTENKFDMGTVTLSDQIEQLNVISIIGKAPPIVIKKDTIEYNADSFKTLANDRAEDLLKKLPGVEFDIDGNITVNGVAVEAINVDGMEFFGEKMGDIALKNLPSNVISKVQVTDYKTNLQKFTGEESDSGTKEINIKIKKGKNTAFFGDLNGGVGTDDKYQANANLFQMIDGKQIGFISGTNNINMRRGFTALPDAKSSTGYVESDFIGANYSKGKWDETRVNANYKYSASNVDNSSFRFRDYFLPNLNYTTETVSNSTTDSDNHSGDLDLKFIIPSKNNKSSNKIQLSNDLKFNRDTSDSFSQSTTESNSKDGSAISDYNANSESSSFSREQH
- the guaB gene encoding IMP dehydrogenase translates to MTAHENKIVGEGLTYDDVLLVPAFSEVLPREVNIQTKFTRNITINVPIISAAMDTVTESKMAIAMAQEGGIGVLHKNMTIEAQALKVRRVKRAESGMIIDPVTLPLTAKVSDAKQYMSEYGIGGIPIVAEDGTLKGIVTNRDLRFEHENKRAITEVMTKENLVTAAVGTSLQDAEAILQEHKIEKLLIVDDNFKLSGLITFRDITKLSQKPNANKDQYGRLRVAAAIGVTADAVQRAEALVNAGVDAVVIDTAHGHTKGVVLVLKEIKAKFPALDVIVGNIATGAAAKYLVEAGADAVKVGIGPGSICTTRVVAGVGFPQFSAVLEVAAAIKGSGVPVIADGGIRYTGDIPKAIAAGADTVMLGSLLAGTKESPGETIIYEGRKFKSYRGMGSVEAMKEGSKDRYFQDVEDDIKKLVPEGIVGRVPYKGDLFESIHQFIGGLRAGMGYCGAKDVETLKETGQFVKITASGINESHPHDVTITKESPNYSR